One Gemmatimonadaceae bacterium genomic window, GCCGCGATGTTTATGGGATCCTGCGGCTCGAAGAGAACGACATTCACCGCCGCCAGACGGGGAGTGGGCCCGCTCATACGAATGCCGGCCCCGAATGCGACGCCAGACGCGCACCCGGGGCCGGCACCTCAGCTTTCACTCAGGCGACAGGTCGGCCCGTGATGAGGCGATAGATGATCACGATCACGGCAATCACGAGAAGCAGGTGGATGAGACCGCCACCGACGTGCACCACGAAGAAGCCAAGAATCCAAAGGATGAGCAGAACCATCGCGATCGTCCACAGCATGTTATGCATCCTCGCTAAAGGTGGGCCCGCGATCACGCGGTGTGCCCGTTCCTGTGGCAACTGTCATACCGTAAATGCACTTGGTCCGCAGTCCGCACTGCGGACCGGCAATTACCGTGGCGCGCGCTCGACGAACGTCGCGGGGTCTCGCTTCGCGGGAACGTGCTGGTCCTCGTGCAGCGCCTGGCGCCCGAGGAGAATTCGCGTCGCGCGCACATCGTGGCCGATGTCGATCAACAGGAGAGCGAGGTCACCGCTTCCCCAGAGAAGTCCGGCCAGCACGATGAGACGGCTCACTTCGCCAAGCAGCGTGGGTATGGCCGCCGTTCCCTGTGCAATCAGTCCGGTGACAACTTCGGACAGCAGGAGAATCAGCAGTACCACGGCCATCAGCTTGAACAGACGGGAGAGATAACCGAGACCGATGTAAGGCTCGAGATCGGCGGATCTCACGGGCATCGCTGGGTCCGCGCGATGCGGCCTGATCAGATGACGATCCTTGTGCGGCTCGTCTGATCCTGATGTTTCCGGCGCGGGCGGGGCAGTCGTGACGTTGTCCATTAGTTAGTCTCCGGTTCCGATCCAGCGTGCGGGGTAACCACGCGTATCAATATGAGCGAACGGGCCGTGGGCAGAAGTGCCCGCATACACGCCGACTCCCCCTATCAGCGAAGGATGTGCCGCTTCGACGCGGTTGGCGGCCTCCAGTATCACCCTGGCGTCACCAATGTTCACCCTTCCGTCGCGATTCAGGTCATCCATGTTGCCGTTCCCGTCGTTGTCGATGAAGATGTCGGCTGCGTCGCCGTACATATGGCGGCTGAGGGCGGCGCGTCCACGCGTATCCCCGCCGCGCACGTTGTACTGCGGCGTGCGGAAACCGCTCATGACGATCACGCGGTCAGTGCGAATTCCGTGCGCGCGCAAATCGTTGAGCACCAGCTCCAGCTTGTCCACGAGCTTCATCTTCACGACGATGTACTTGGGCCACACTGCCTGCTGGTCGTGCGGAAAGAAATCTTTCAGCTTGAAGTGGTCAGAAAGCGCGGTATTCTGCGTCGCCTGCGTGACCTCGATAAATCCGCCTGGCGGAGTGTAGTCCGCCCTCGCCGATGCGCGCGATGCGCGCGCGGAGGGCCAGTTCCCGATGTAATAGAGGCCGATTTTCGCCGATTTCTTCTGCGAAGCGGGGAAAAGCGTGATCACTGAGAAATCCGTGATCGGCCTGATGGCATTCCCGACCGCAATGGCGAGCGACCAAACTCCCGTTTTCCTCGGGGCCGTCAGCGCGGCCGTGGATTCGGCCGCGGCGCCGGACGAATACGTGGCGACCACCCCCGAAGGAAGCTTACCGCCCGACAGCGCCTCACCGGGCTGCTGAATGCGCGCCCTAAGCTTGCCGCTCTCTCCGCGCAGGGGGTCGACGACAGTCAGCGCGGCGTCCGTGAGATAAGCCATCGACGGCGCGTCTTTTTCCGTCAGAGCGCTGGTGAGAATTCCGGCCGCCGGTGAAGCATGAGCGGCGCGGCCCGTTACTCGCGCGAGAGCTATCGACCACGACCATGCGACTGCAAAAAAGAGAATGACGAGGGTCGATCCGACGTTGAAGACTCGCTCTCCCCGCGGCGTGATTCCCTTCGCCCTGGTGCGTCGCTCGAGTCTCTCAGACTCGCCTCGAGCGAGGTCCGGTATGGTTGACCATAGCTCGCTAAAGGTTGAATTTGCCTTGCGCCTCTCCTGCACTTCCTTTTTTGATCGCTGCGTCAGCGGCATTCCCTCTCTCGGTAACTCATGGACCAGCTGCGCGAGCTCTTCGCGAACCTCTCGGACCTTCCCGCACTCATAAAGTGGGCCGGATACTTCGGCATGACCGGCATCGTCTTCGCGGAGACCGGACTTCTCGTCGGATTCTTCCTGCCCGGCGACTCACTGCTGGTTACGGCCGGACTGGTGGCCGCCCGCGGGCTCATCGATGTATACCTCCTCGGGCTCCTATTGAACACCGCCGCAATCCTGGGCAACTCGTGCGGGTACTGGATCGGCCGCACGACGGGTCCACGCATCTTTACGCGCCAAGATTCGCTCCTGTTCAACAAGAAGCATCTTTTCAGCGCCCAGGCGTTCTACGCACGGCACGGACGCAAGACGATCATCCTCGCGCAATTCATGCCAATCATCCGGACGTTCTCACCGGTCGTGGCCGGAGTCGGCCGGATGCCGTACCGCCAGTTTCTGATCATCAGCATCATCGGAACGATCTTCTGGGTATGGAGCATGCTGTTCACCGGGTATTTCCTCGGAAGATATATTCCGGGAATCGACAAGCACATCGAGATCGTGGTGCTGATCGTGATATTCGTCTCGATTCTGCCGGGGATCATCAGCTGGTGGCGGCAGCGCGGCACCGCGCCCGCGGCGACACACTAAAAAACAGAACCGGAGTTCGAATGGCATTCACTCTTCCGCAGCTTCCGTATGCATTCGACGCGCTCGAGCCGCATGTCGATGCAACGACAATGTCCATCCATCATGGCAAGCATCATCAGACTTACGTCAATAACCTGAACGCAGCGATCGAGAAGTCCCCGGAGCTAGCCGAGAAATCGCTCGACGATCTGATGCGCGGAATCAACAGTGTTCCGGAAGCAGTGCGGGCTGCAGTCCGCAACAACGGCGGCGGACACTGGAACCACTCGAAGTTCTGGGAATGGATGAAGCCGGGTGGCAGCGAGCCGACGGGCGCGGTAGCGGATGCAATTCAGGATTCGTTCGGCGGGCTCGACAAATTCAAGGAGCAGTGGGCCGCGGCGGGCGTTGGAAGATTTGGCTCGGGCTGGGTGTGGCTGCTCAAGGACGG contains:
- a CDS encoding D-Ala-D-Ala carboxypeptidase family metallohydrolase yields the protein MPLTQRSKKEVQERRKANSTFSELWSTIPDLARGESERLERRTRAKGITPRGERVFNVGSTLVILFFAVAWSWSIALARVTGRAAHASPAAGILTSALTEKDAPSMAYLTDAALTVVDPLRGESGKLRARIQQPGEALSGGKLPSGVVATYSSGAAAESTAALTAPRKTGVWSLAIAVGNAIRPITDFSVITLFPASQKKSAKIGLYYIGNWPSARASRASARADYTPPGGFIEVTQATQNTALSDHFKLKDFFPHDQQAVWPKYIVVKMKLVDKLELVLNDLRAHGIRTDRVIVMSGFRTPQYNVRGGDTRGRAALSRHMYGDAADIFIDNDGNGNMDDLNRDGRVNIGDARVILEAANRVEAAHPSLIGGVGVYAGTSAHGPFAHIDTRGYPARWIGTGD
- a CDS encoding lmo0937 family membrane protein; amino-acid sequence: MLWTIAMVLLILWILGFFVVHVGGGLIHLLLVIAVIVIIYRLITGRPVA
- a CDS encoding VTT domain-containing protein; this translates as MDQLRELFANLSDLPALIKWAGYFGMTGIVFAETGLLVGFFLPGDSLLVTAGLVAARGLIDVYLLGLLLNTAAILGNSCGYWIGRTTGPRIFTRQDSLLFNKKHLFSAQAFYARHGRKTIILAQFMPIIRTFSPVVAGVGRMPYRQFLIISIIGTIFWVWSMLFTGYFLGRYIPGIDKHIEIVVLIVIFVSILPGIISWWRQRGTAPAATH
- a CDS encoding superoxide dismutase, which encodes MAFTLPQLPYAFDALEPHVDATTMSIHHGKHHQTYVNNLNAAIEKSPELAEKSLDDLMRGINSVPEAVRAAVRNNGGGHWNHSKFWEWMKPGGSEPTGAVADAIQDSFGGLDKFKEQWAAAGVGRFGSGWVWLLKDGNKLSITSTPNQDNPLMEGKTAILGLDVWEHAYYLKYQNRRPDYIAAWWNVVNWDAVTAAFES